The genomic DNA CACAATTCATAAGAGCCATGATTATGTCCAGTGGCTATATAATTCGACCAATTGCAGGGGCAGGCTCAAGCATTCTTATTGTTGACCATCTGGACCTTGAGGTTATAGTTCTTTCAGTATTCCTGAAATTTTCTTACTTTTCAATAATTGACCGTGTATTTTCCTTGTAGACACCAATTATTCCTGACATACTGAAGCCTCTCTGTGAATCATCCAGTCTAGTGGCTCAGAAGTTGACCTATGCTGtaagtataaattattatgTCTTCCTTGGAAGACAATTTCCATGAAGGTATTATGTATAGATCCATAATTTTGTGAGCTATCTCCAAACTATTAATACTATATATTGTGTGCAATCGGTTGCGTACTCATTTGATAATTCAACATTTTGTTTTCCCTTGTTTCTGTAGCATTCTGTAATGTTCAATTGTTTTAACTGTTTGTTGGCCTCCACTTGTTCCAGCTTGCTACATATGATATTGCTACTGTTAGCATTTCATTCAATTGTGATGTGGTTGCTGCACGAGCTTGGGGTTTGTTGTTTCTTGAGCCTAACAtagtaagaaaatattattatggttGTGCCTGAATGGCgctttaaaatatattcatgttTGTAGTCACGGAAATTATACACATAGGAAAtggattattttttcataatattttcagTTTCTTTCACATTCCAAGTTGTAATTAATGTAGATATTGGAGATCCTCAAGAATAGACTATCATGGCTTCGAGATTGTTGGAAGCTGGAGGTGTTCGACAAGTTTCCTGCTAAAATTGGGGGAATTATTGAATTGATATACATGCAAGTAAGCAAAACTGCAATCTTCAATCTTTACCATGaagtaatattacaatatttatttgtattcatCTACTTGACATATTGctgtagttttttttattcacattttATCTTACAATTGATTATAAGGTAATATAATGTTTTGCTTTCAGTTCTATACTTCAACGACAGTGGATCCTTCTCGCGACTTCTGGCTGCTAAGATACACATCAACTTTGGATGGTGGTACCATTGTGGTAAAGTCTCCTTTGCCTTCTAGTTTATTTTTCCAAGAGGTATTAAAATGGAACCTATCATATATGGTCTGTTAATTAGTTCTGGTGTCCAAATTATATTGTTGTGTTTTATTCAGCACACTTTGTGTTCTTTCTTGGTTGAGTCTGGGACACTAGTCACTCTAGTGTTGTGGGGAACACTTCTGATTGGCCAGAGAAAAACCAGCTATATTTGGACAAATCTATTCTAGAAATTACCTATCAAATAACTTGCATGCTTTTGACCTTGACTTTGCTTGCTGATTGTGCTCTGGAATTAGaacatagattattaatcataatgGTTTGGTGTCGACCTTACATAACATTGttgttacataaaatatatccaTAAGCCACTGTAGCACATCCTGAAAGACCAGTTTTAAGCTACTTTCTTTTATTGTAAGAACTTATTAATGTATTAGAAATATGTCCTCTACTATTTACCATCATTTTAACCAAACTACAATAGAAAAGAATGGTGCATATGATTGGCTAATATTTGAACAAACTGACTTATGCTAATGCTTATGTTTATTAATACATGTGACTAGTGAAGTCTTTATATCATTCAAAGTCATACTCTTCAGCTGGATGCTGCGGCCAAACTGATCCAATTTAGTAAAGTTGAAATATTTTGTGAATTCAGAAGAAAATTGTTGGTGTGGTTCTAACAAATTTTCAACATCACCATCTGAAGGTCTGTGAGAAATCATTAGCTTCTTCTTGAAAATAGTCCTGGACAAGTTGCTGATCCACAATTCACAAGAGCCATGATTATGTCCAGTGGCTATATAATTCGACCAATTGCAGGGGCAGGCTCAAGCATTCTTATTGTTGACCATCTGGACCTTGAGGTTATAGTTCTGTCAGTATTCCTGAAATTTTCTTACTTTTCAATAATTGACCGTGTATTTTCCTTGTAGACACCAATTATTCCTGACATACTGAGTCCTCTCTGTGAATCATCCAGTCTAGTGGCTCAGAAGTTGACCTATGCTGtaagtataaattattatgTCTTCCTTGGAAGACAATTTACATGAAGGTATTATGTATAGATCCATAATTTTGTGAGCTATCTCCAAACTATTAATACTATATATTGTGTGCAATCGGTTGAGTCCTCATTTGATAATTCAACATTTTGTTTTCCCTTGTTTCTGTAGCATTCTGTAATGTTCAAttgttttaattgtttattgGCCTCCACTTGTTCCAGCTTGCTACAATATGATATTTGCTACTGTTAGCATTTCATACAATTGTGATGGGGTTGCTGCACGAGCTTGGGGTTTGTTGTTTCTTGAGCCTAACAtagtaagaaaatattattatggttGTGCCTGAATGGTgctttaaaatatattcatgttTGTAGTCACGGAAATTATACACATAGGAAAtggattattttttcataatattttcagTGTCTTCCACATTCCAAGTTGTAATTAATGTAGATATTGGAGATCCTCAAGGATAGACTATCATGGCTACTTGATTGTTGGAAGCTGGAGGGGTTCGGCAAGTTTCCTGCTAAAATTGGGGGAATTATTGAATTGATATACATACAAGTAagcaaaattttcaatttttaccATGAAGTAATATTACACTATTTATTTGTATTCATCTACTTCATATTGCtgtagtttttttatttattcacattTTATCTTACAATTCATTATAaggtaatataatattttgcttTCAGTTCTATGCTTCTACGACAGTGGATCCTGCTAGTGACTTCTGGATGCTAAGATACACATCAACTTTGGATTATGGTACCATTGTGGTAAAGTCTCATTTGCCTTCTAGTTTATTTTTCCAAGAGGTATTCAAATGGAACCTATCATATATGGTCTGTTAGTTAGTTCTGGTGTCCAAATTATATTGTTGTGTTTTATTCAGCACACTTTGTGTTCTTTCGTGGTTGAGTCTGGGACACTAGTCACTCTACGGTTGTGGGGAACACTTCTGACTGGCCAGAGAAAACCCAGCTTTATTTGGACAAATCTATTCTAGAAATTACCTGTCAAATAACTTGCATGCTTTTGACCTTGACTTTGCTTGCTGATTGTGGTCTGAAATTAGAACATAGATTATTAAGCAGAATGGTTTGGTGGCGACCTTACATAACATTGttgttacataaaatatatccaTAAGCCACTGTTGCACATCCTGAAATACCAGTTTTAAGCTACTTTCTTTTATTGTAAGAACTTATTAATGTATTAGAAATATGTCCTCTTCTCTTTACCATCATTTTAACCAGAACTACATTAGAAAAGAATGGTGCATATGATTGGCTAATATTTGAACAAACTGAATTATGCTAATGCTTATGTTTATTAATACATGTGACTAGTGAAGTCTTTATATCATTCAAAGTCATACTCAACAGTTGGATGCTGCGGCCAAACTGATCGAATTTAGTTAAGTTGATTTATTTTGTGAATTCGGAAGAAAATTGTTGGTTTGGTTCTAACAAATTTTCAACATCACCATCTGAAGGTCTGTGATAAATCATTAGCTTCTTCTTGAAAATAGTCCTGGTCAAGTTGCTGATCCACAATTCACAAGAGCCATGATTATGACCAGTGGCTATATAATTCGGCCAATTGCAGGGGCAGGCTCAAGCATTCATATTGTTGACCATCTGGACCTTGAGGTTATAGTTCTTTTAGTATTCCTGAATTTTTCTTACTTTTCAATAATTGACCGTGTATTTTCTTTGTAGACACCAATTATTCCTGACATACTGAAGCCTGTCTGTGAATCATCCAATCTAGTGGCTCAGAAGTTGACCTATGCTGtaagtataaattattatgTCTTCCTTGGAAGACAATTTACATGAAGGTATTATGTATAGATCCATAATTTTGTGAGCTATCTCCAAACTATTAATACTATATATTGTGTGCAATGCTGACTGTATTTCAAGCTACAGACTACTGTAGGAATTGTGTAATAGAGCTCCCGAATTGTTTTCCTATAACCGAGGAGAAAGCTAAATACCTTGTCAATCATTTGCATGGTATAGCACATGTATATAAGTACATATAGTATTGATTTTGTTTAAAGAGGAAGACAATGAGACTGCTTGTAAAAGGTGGAATTGGGTTTATGAGAGTTAGTTCGTTGGTTGTCCAATCTTGTAAAGTACTTAGGTTTGTGTTCCTTGTGTCACTCTTCTTCTATCACAAGTCAACTCAAACTGATTGTTCCAAAGCTTAGGAGAGAGTAgggagagaagagaaagagaggaGGGGCAAGTGTATTGATAAAAAAGAGGAGGGGAAGAGAATTTAAGTTATTAGAATTTAATAGCTTAAGTGGTAGGTTGTTTCTATCTCTTTGTCATATCTCTTTGgttatttttcacttttaaaagtTCAAGGGCGCATTTAAATCGCGAGCTAAACTTTTAATAGCTTATTAAAGGTGGGAtaattgggaaatttgatgaaatgaccctcaaaagaggtttaattttaaaaataacctaCTCCTAATATTCTTTGCAA from Impatiens glandulifera chromosome 9, dImpGla2.1, whole genome shotgun sequence includes the following:
- the LOC124916409 gene encoding homeobox-leucine zipper protein HOX9-like, whose protein sequence is MIFATVSISYNCDGVAARAWGLLFLEPNIILEILKDRLSWLLDCWKLEGFGKFPAKIGGIIELIYIQFYASTTVDPASDFWMLRYTSTLDYGTIVVKSHLPSSLFFQELLLENSPGQVADPQFTRAMIMTSGYIIRPIAGAGSSIHIVDHLDLETPIIPDILKPVCESSNLVAQKLTYADRAGRAYMPKDIAL